ACAAGGACTCGACGGGCCAGATCTTCGCCATCAAGCGTCTGGACCGGACCACCGGCGAGGTCGATGTCCTGGTGGACGACCCGGGCGGCGCCATCCGCCCCACCCCTTCCCCCGACGGCAAGCTCCTCGCTTTCGTGAAGCGCACTCCGGCCTTCACCAGCGCGCTCTACCTGAAGGACCTGGTCTCGGGGAAGGAATGGCCGATCTACGAGCATCTCGATCGCGACCTGCAGGAGGCCAACGGCAGCATGGGAAACACCCCCGCCTTCTCCTGGACACCCGACGGCAAGTCGATCGTCTTCTGGTCGGCCGGCAAGATCCATCGCATCGACATCCGGACGAAGCAGGTCGCCGGGATCCCGGTCCATCTGCACGCCACCAAGCAAGTGCAGAAAGCGCTGCGCTTTCCGGTGGAGGTCTCCCCCGATCGGTTCCCGGTACGCATGATCCGCTGGGCCCAGATGTCCCCCGACGGCCGGCGCGTCGTCTTCCAGGCGCTCGGCCACCTTTACCTCCGCGATCTCAAGAGCGGCGAGCAGCGGCGGCTGAACCGCCAGGAGCAGGCTTTCGAGTTCTATCCTTCCTGGTCGCGCGACGGCAGGAAGATCGCCTACGTCACGTGGGACGATGACGCTTTGGGCCGGGTGCGCGTCACCTCCGCCGAAGGCGGGGCGGGCAAGGTGGTGACGCCGGAGCCGGGACACTACCTGGAGCCGCGCTTCTCCCCCGACGGGAAGCAGATCGTCTTCCGCAAGTTCACCGACGGCTTCATGACCTCCGGCTTCTACTCGATGGACCCCGGCATCTATCTCGTGCCGGCCGATGGCGGCACTCCGAAGCGGCTCAGCAAGTCAGGGTTCAATGCGCAGTTCGGCGCCACCGGCGACCGGGTCTTCTTCTCCGACGAGCTGGATGAGACGGAGCTGGTCCTCAAGAGCGTCGACCTGGAAGGACACGACGAGCGCGTCCACCTGAGAGGAGCTCAGGCCACCGAGTTCGCGCTGTCGCCCGACGGGCGCTGGGTCGCCTTCACCGAGCAGTTCAACGCCTACGTCGCCCCCTTCACGCTGACGGGCAAGCGCGTGGACATCGGCTCGAAATCGAAGTCGATCCCGGTGCAGCAGGTCTCCAAGCGCTCCGGCGAGTTCCTGCACTGGTCGGCCGACAGCGCCAAGCTGCACTGGTCACACGGACCGACGCTGTACACGCGCGAGCTGAAGGACGCCTTCTCCTTCCTGGAAGGAGCGCCCGAGAAGCTTCCGGAGCCGGTGGAGGAAGGGCTGGACCTGCGCTTCCAGGTCGCCTCCGACCGCCCGCAGGGACGCATCGCGCTGACCGGCGGCCGCATCGTCACGATGCGCGACGCCGGCGCCACCGAGGAGGTCATCGAGGACGGGACGATCCTGATCAAGGGGAACCGCATCGAGGCGATCGGCGAGTCGTCGCGCGTCGCCGTGCCGGCCGGGGCCGTGCGGGTGGATGTGTCGGGCAAGACGATCCTGCCGGGGCTGATCGACGTGCATGCGCATGGGGCGATGTCGATCAACGAGATCACCCCGCAGCAGAACTGGATGCAGTACAGCAACGCCTCCTTCGGTGTCACCACAATCCACGATCCGTCCAACGACACCAGCTCGATCTTCGCGGCCTCCGAGCTGCAGCGCACCGGAGCGATCGTCGGCCCGCGCATCTACTCCACCGGCACGATTCTCTACGGTGCCGACGGCCCCGGCTATCACGCCGAGATCGACAGCCAGGATGACGCCGAGTTCTATATCCGGCGCCTCAAGGACGTCGGGGCGATCTCGGTGAAGAGCTACAACCAGCCGCGCCGCGATCAACGCCAGCAGGTGCTCGCGGCGGCGCGCAAGCTGGAGATGATGGTGGTCCCGGAGGGTGGCTCCAAGTTCGAGCACAACATGACGATGGTGGTCGACGGCCACACCGGCATCGAGCATGCCGTGCCGATCGCCACCCTGTACGACGACGTGCTGCAGCTCTGGTCGCAGACGAAGGTGGGCTACACGCCGACCCTGGGCGTGGCTTACGGCGGGCTGTCGGGCGAGACTTACTGGTACGACCGGACGAATGTCTGGGAGGACAAGAGGCTGATGAGCTTCGTCCCCCATTTCGAGGTCGAGCCGCGCTCCATCCGACGGACGAAGGCCCCCGACGAGCACTACAACCATTTCTACGTGGCGCGCTCCGCCAAGCATCTGCGGGACCTGGGGGTCTCCGTGCAGCTCGGCGCTCATGGCCAGCGCGAAGGGCTGGCGGCGCACTGGGAGATGTGGATGATGGTCCAGGGAGGCTTCACGCCATGGGAAGCGTACCGGTCAGCCACCTGGGACGGAGCGCACTACCTGGGGATGGACCATGACATCGGCTCCCTCGAGCCGGGAAAGCTGGCTGATCTCGTCGTGGTGGACGGCAATCCCCTGGACGACATCCGGCTTTCGGAGAATGTCGCCTACACCATGATCAATGGCAGGCTTTACGACGCCGCGAGCATGAATCAGGTTGCCCCGGACAAGATCGAGCGCCGGAAGTTCTTCTTCGAGAAGGAAGGGGGCGACACGGTGCACCCGGCAACATGGGGCTGGCTCGAGTCGATCCAGCGCCGCTTCGGTTGGAATGACTGATCGGGGAGCGAAAGATTCTTATTGCAGCGTCCTGAGAGTAGGCGTAGATTCCCGACGCTATAAGCTCGTTCCAATTCGAGCATCACTCTCGGCTCGTACACGCTGACGGCCGGGTCCCTCTCACCGGCCACGAACGACCCGCTCGGGTCGCGATAGCCCGCGGGTCAGTGGGGTTTGGTTCCTGAGCCACCCCGGCCGCAAGAGAGACAAAACAGGCAATTGTCATCCGGTCCTTGCGCCCGCAAGGACCGGATGTACCGCTTCTCTCCCGCACGCAACTCTCTCCTTCCTCAACCTTTTTCCCAGAAAGGGGGACCTCCACATGTCCCGTAATCCGCTCCCGTTCCGTCTGGCGGCCACGGCTCTCGTCTTCGGCCTGGCTGCGGTCCTGGCGGTCGGCGCGTTTGCCGCGCCGCCCTCTTCACCCGGCAAGGGTGACCGCGATGCTCTCACCATCGAAGAGATGCAGGCAAGAATGCAGCAGCTCCAGAGTTGGCTGAGCAGCGAGACCCCCGGCCGCGCCGGCGACAATCCCATCCGGATCAGCATCTCCGACCAGGATCGCGCCAGCTTCTCCGGCAAGGAAATCCCGCTGAAGATTGGCTTGGTGAAGGCGGTCTCTCCGCGCGTCGTCGTCTCGGATCTCGATGCAGCGGGGATTTCGAAGGCCGAGCGGCCGATGGCCGGCGGCGTTCTTCAGGCAACCGACGACGGCGGCTTCATCTGGGCACGCTCCATCGTCTCCCCGGGGGCGCAGGCCATTCGCGTTCATATCAGCGATTTCGATCTTCCTCCCAGCGCGGACCTCTACTTCTACAGCAAGAGCGGCGAGGCCTATGGCCCCTACCAGCGCAACGGCCCCAATCGTGATGGCGATTTCTGGACCGCCTCGGTCGCCAGCCCCGAGGGGATCCTCGTTCTCAGGCAGTTCGGCCCCGCGACCGCCAACGAGATGCGACAGTTGACCTTTGCCATCACCGAAGTCGGGCATGTCGGCGGCCGTCCGGCCCCCACCCCGAGTCCCGAGGTCGCTCTGAACTGCGGCAACCCGAGCTG
The Candidatus Polarisedimenticolia bacterium DNA segment above includes these coding regions:
- a CDS encoding amidohydrolase family protein, which codes for MRPRFIRWSMPSICLLLLATSFSAPRAVPGAQAPKSGATQDAKDAKKDDKDKKEEKKWDVNAPGGEWSSISIDTEETTWTNVDVSPDGKTIVFDALGDLYTVPIAGGEAKALTQSIAWDHQPRYSPDGKRIAFISDRAGGDNLWVMKADGSDPKAVTEEKTNLVHNPYWSRDGAYIVAKKGFTSTRSIPAGEIWLFHAGGGEGLQLVERPNGNKDQKNIAEPSLSPDGRYIYYSQDITAGRVWQYNKDSTGQIFAIKRLDRTTGEVDVLVDDPGGAIRPTPSPDGKLLAFVKRTPAFTSALYLKDLVSGKEWPIYEHLDRDLQEANGSMGNTPAFSWTPDGKSIVFWSAGKIHRIDIRTKQVAGIPVHLHATKQVQKALRFPVEVSPDRFPVRMIRWAQMSPDGRRVVFQALGHLYLRDLKSGEQRRLNRQEQAFEFYPSWSRDGRKIAYVTWDDDALGRVRVTSAEGGAGKVVTPEPGHYLEPRFSPDGKQIVFRKFTDGFMTSGFYSMDPGIYLVPADGGTPKRLSKSGFNAQFGATGDRVFFSDELDETELVLKSVDLEGHDERVHLRGAQATEFALSPDGRWVAFTEQFNAYVAPFTLTGKRVDIGSKSKSIPVQQVSKRSGEFLHWSADSAKLHWSHGPTLYTRELKDAFSFLEGAPEKLPEPVEEGLDLRFQVASDRPQGRIALTGGRIVTMRDAGATEEVIEDGTILIKGNRIEAIGESSRVAVPAGAVRVDVSGKTILPGLIDVHAHGAMSINEITPQQNWMQYSNASFGVTTIHDPSNDTSSIFAASELQRTGAIVGPRIYSTGTILYGADGPGYHAEIDSQDDAEFYIRRLKDVGAISVKSYNQPRRDQRQQVLAAARKLEMMVVPEGGSKFEHNMTMVVDGHTGIEHAVPIATLYDDVLQLWSQTKVGYTPTLGVAYGGLSGETYWYDRTNVWEDKRLMSFVPHFEVEPRSIRRTKAPDEHYNHFYVARSAKHLRDLGVSVQLGAHGQREGLAAHWEMWMMVQGGFTPWEAYRSATWDGAHYLGMDHDIGSLEPGKLADLVVVDGNPLDDIRLSENVAYTMINGRLYDAASMNQVAPDKIERRKFFFEKEGGDTVHPATWGWLESIQRRFGWND